TCAAGCTGGAGGTTTCCAAATTTCTGTCCCTGAAACCGCTGATTAAAGGTCGCATGAGGGCTCATGGACATGTTTTCAATCCCGCCGCACAGCGCCAGCTGGGCGTCTCCTGTCTGGATGGAGAGTACACTGCTGATCACCGCCTGAAGGCCGGAACCGCATAATCGGTTAACTAGCATCGCAGGCACCGTTTCAGGAATATCTGACCTTAGTGCGATATGCCTTGCTGCGTAAGCCGCATCGATGCTCGAATGAATCACATTTCCGTACACCACTTCCCCTATTTCTTCAGGATTGACTTTTGCACGCTGAAGCGCTTCATGGGCGGTTATTGTTCCAAGCTGCATAGATGAGACATTTTTCAATGATTTGCCGAAGCTTCCGAAGGGTGTCCTGGCCCCTTCCACCACATAAACCGAACTCATCATTTTCCTCCCCGTTTGTTTTAACTGTTAGTAAGCGTCCGTTTTTACATTTTCATCAATGATCAAATCAGGGTCTGTGCACTCTTGAATGTCCTCAACGGTATAACCTGCAGCTACCTCTGCCAGCTTAAGGCCCTGTTCTGTCACATCGAGAACGGCCCTGTCTGTAATAATGCGGTGTACGACACCTTTTCCTGTTAACGGCAGGCTGCAGTTCTTCAAGATCTTGCTTTGGCCGCTTTTATTCACATGCTCCATGATCACGATGATTTTTTTTGCGCCATGGACGAGATCCATCGCACCGCCCATGCCTTTGATCATTTTGCCCGGAATCATCCAGTTTGCCAGATCACCATTCTCTGAAACTTCCATCCCGCCAAGAATGGCGATGTCAACATGGCCGCCCCGGATCATGGCAAAAGATTCGGCACTGTCAAAGTAAGATGCTCCCTTAATGGCGGTCACCGTTTCTTTCCCTGCATTGATCAAGTCCGGATCCACTTCGGTTTCCTTCGGGTATGGGCCGATTCCAAGCAATCCGTTTTCGGACTGCAGGACGACGCTCTTGTTTTC
This genomic stretch from Fictibacillus marinisediminis harbors:
- a CDS encoding CoA transferase subunit B, which produces MNNREKIARRAEKEIENGFYVNLGIGMPTMVANYISENKSVVLQSENGLLGIGPYPKETEVDPDLINAGKETVTAIKGASYFDSAESFAMIRGGHVDIAILGGMEVSENGDLANWMIPGKMIKGMGGAMDLVHGAKKIIVIMEHVNKSGQSKILKNCSLPLTGKGVVHRIITDRAVLDVTEQGLKLAEVAAGYTVEDIQECTDPDLIIDENVKTDAY